The following are from one region of the Syntrophomonadaceae bacterium genome:
- a CDS encoding reductive dehalogenase, producing the protein MEEKVSKDRTDDSIEAQDGKTMKNKPGINRRDFFKVTGVTATVAGAASMGGIGYLSGASPLTNTGWETAKIGEYFDRGPFEIDKPKYNQVGTPRRPHYMLSRLARVPHFERVNWNDPATIPPDIAAWYRENPKAMEMDRLLIEKVRPERNRVVQEIGNRFIIHGAFFGAYGTTHPPAVNGKPEEFDWRGVRQPAFEIKDPAEMSKLIKEVGKLYGSSLVRIAKFNPIWTYDKSTGTGGGTGAVDPRRGYRFGEDIVAPEWWQYAITLGVPNEWDSSRGNPNFGHSFDAYNEVSIAAARMTSFIKALGYAARPHSPNTGYEVIVPPILVDAGVGEQGRTGFVVTPEFGTNFRPAVITTNLPLKPDKPIDIGVREFCTTCKICAETCPAEAIPFDGPKEIRGRGFDGWQVDIERCHNMWQSIPGTPSCRICLITCPFSRRSNWLHTTARDIAVRDRTGAVHSALTWMEKTFYGQHDPSHYLGPEWGNFRNPPWYFDVERFLNVKKS; encoded by the coding sequence ATGGAGGAAAAAGTGTCCAAGGATAGAACAGATGATTCGATAGAGGCCCAGGATGGAAAAACCATGAAGAACAAACCAGGCATTAACAGAAGGGATTTCTTTAAAGTTACTGGTGTTACCGCTACAGTAGCAGGAGCTGCAAGTATGGGCGGAATCGGCTACCTTAGCGGCGCATCCCCCCTTACTAATACGGGATGGGAAACCGCCAAAATCGGAGAATACTTTGACCGCGGTCCCTTTGAGATTGACAAGCCAAAGTACAATCAGGTAGGTACTCCAAGAAGGCCCCATTATATGCTCAGCCGTTTAGCCAGGGTGCCGCATTTTGAAAGAGTTAACTGGAATGATCCTGCTACTATACCACCAGATATAGCCGCATGGTACCGGGAAAATCCCAAGGCCATGGAGATGGACCGGTTGTTGATCGAAAAGGTGCGGCCCGAAAGGAACAGGGTTGTGCAAGAGATCGGTAATAGATTCATTATTCATGGTGCGTTCTTTGGCGCTTATGGAACCACACACCCCCCTGCTGTAAATGGCAAACCAGAGGAGTTTGACTGGAGAGGCGTCAGGCAGCCTGCCTTTGAGATTAAAGACCCCGCCGAAATGTCGAAATTAATTAAAGAAGTAGGCAAATTATACGGATCATCTTTGGTGCGGATCGCAAAATTTAATCCCATCTGGACTTATGATAAAAGTACTGGCACTGGTGGTGGTACTGGTGCTGTTGATCCTAGAAGGGGTTATCGATTTGGAGAGGATATAGTAGCGCCTGAATGGTGGCAGTACGCTATTACCTTGGGCGTTCCCAACGAATGGGATTCTTCCCGCGGCAACCCAAATTTTGGCCACAGCTTTGATGCTTATAACGAAGTGTCTATTGCCGCAGCAAGGATGACCAGTTTTATTAAAGCTTTAGGTTATGCTGCCAGACCCCACAGCCCTAATACTGGTTATGAGGTAATTGTTCCGCCCATCCTGGTTGACGCAGGAGTAGGAGAACAGGGACGGACTGGTTTTGTGGTGACACCGGAATTCGGGACAAATTTCCGGCCGGCCGTTATTACTACAAACCTGCCATTAAAGCCGGATAAACCGATCGACATTGGTGTGCGAGAATTCTGCACCACCTGCAAGATCTGTGCTGAAACCTGTCCCGCTGAAGCCATTCCCTTTGATGGTCCTAAAGAAATCAGGGGCAGAGGTTTTGATGGTTGGCAGGTTGATATTGAAAGATGCCATAATATGTGGCAATCCATTCCAGGCACTCCCAGCTGCCGAATTTGCCTGATTACCTGCCCATTCAGCCGCAGGTCTAATTGGCTCCATACCACCGCAAGGGATATCGCGGTCAGGGATAGGACAGGAGCAGTTCACTCCGCATTGACCTGGATGGAAAAAACCTTTTACGGCCAGCATGACCCTAGCCACTATCTTGGGCCGGAATGGGGCAACTTCAGGAACCCACCCTGGTACTTTGATGTCGAACGTTTTCTTAATGTAAAGAAATCTTAA
- a CDS encoding dehalogenase, translating to MGFLWLLVGICIALAGYSLIKYNQTLTVPLKWWDWLLIALWGALLMFTFAFVGTSYGEGEPRAGNVGGVIFGIITIVSGVGLGRWIFYKKSPKSMAKNISA from the coding sequence ATGGGTTTTTTATGGCTGTTAGTCGGAATATGCATTGCCCTGGCAGGTTATAGTTTAATAAAATACAATCAAACATTAACGGTGCCTCTTAAATGGTGGGATTGGCTGCTAATTGCTTTATGGGGTGCGCTCTTGATGTTTACCTTTGCTTTTGTTGGTACATCCTACGGCGAAGGGGAACCCAGGGCGGGCAATGTTGGCGGAGTAATCTTTGGAATAATTACCATAGTCTCAGGCGTAGGCTTAGGACGTTGGATATTCTACAAAAAGTCACCCAAGTCTATGGCTAAGAATATCTCTGCGTAG